The following are from one region of the Candidatus Trichorickettsia mobilis genome:
- a CDS encoding ankyrin repeat domain-containing protein: MKVKNKIDSTELINATIAGSLKKVEKLIPTCDVNEPNSLGNTPLMLARNPEIIKALISAGARINDRNHDNNTALILAVQNNLQSKVQLLLGYSQTDIYVRNNDGNVALTYAKEGSVIQKILIDESHKQAAKITSKNYLAKPLINDDSDLIIPAFLSNLVDEQLALAAIPKNNAIPSTSIVNTQINSIIIGLQNNVSGDTAALIFAREDKLDINIIRVLIKANKDLLNIQNDEGSTVLIEAIIDGKLETVELLMELRNEGIEINLDLQDADGNTALHYASQNHELEIAECLMINGANPNLRNNQNQTPFDLAINEENMLSILGDNQIQMDIS, encoded by the coding sequence ATGAAAGTAAAAAATAAAATTGATTCTACTGAACTAATAAATGCTACAATTGCAGGTAGTCTTAAAAAAGTAGAAAAACTTATACCAACATGTGATGTAAATGAACCAAATAGCCTTGGTAATACACCATTAATGCTAGCTCGTAATCCAGAAATAATTAAGGCTTTAATTAGTGCAGGCGCTCGTATAAATGACCGTAATCATGACAATAATACAGCTTTAATACTTGCTGTTCAAAACAATCTACAATCAAAGGTGCAGTTATTGCTGGGTTATTCTCAGACTGACATATATGTTCGTAATAATGATGGTAATGTAGCTTTAACTTACGCTAAAGAAGGCTCAGTAATACAAAAAATATTAATAGATGAATCACATAAGCAAGCTGCAAAAATTACCTCTAAAAACTATCTTGCTAAACCTCTAATTAATGATGATAGTGATCTAATAATTCCAGCTTTTTTATCTAATTTAGTTGATGAACAATTAGCATTAGCAGCAATACCAAAAAATAATGCAATACCTAGTACATCTATAGTCAACACCCAAATAAATTCAATCATTATAGGCTTACAAAACAACGTTAGTGGAGATACTGCTGCACTAATATTTGCTAGAGAAGATAAGTTAGATATAAACATAATTCGAGTACTTATAAAAGCAAATAAAGATTTATTAAATATACAAAATGATGAAGGTAGCACTGTATTAATAGAAGCTATAATAGATGGTAAACTAGAAACAGTTGAATTATTAATGGAACTACGAAATGAAGGAATAGAGATTAATCTGGATTTACAAGATGCTGATGGTAATACAGCCTTACATTATGCTTCTCAAAACCACGAACTAGAAATTGCTGAATGCTTGATGATAAATGGAGCTAATCCAAACCTAAGAAACAATCAAAATCAAACACCATTTGATTTAGCTATTAATGAAGAGAATATGCTTAGTATATTAGGAGATAATCAAATACAAATGGATATATCATAA
- a CDS encoding S9 family peptidase, with product MIPPQTEKIVHSFTIHNQTINDEYEWLRDKNWPMVEDPKILQHLTNENNYFEQFFADTKSQKEQIFEELKARIKLDDQSPYIKRDNYYYYTRTEADKEYPIYCRKIGNMEATEEVLLDVNKLAANKKFTKISALSISPDHKLMAYAADFSGDERYTIYVYDLINKKYLADEINNTLGDIVWHEHIPGFFYTPTNENWRCDTVMFHMLGDKQTDKIILHEPNSLYNVNVGKSASRQYIVIDVGGHDSNEAYVLLMSDQNFTPMLVKARQDGIFYDLEHHGNYFYIKTNEQAKKFRIARIAIDDFTNNNWEDYITEEQEQYLTDFDITQNYLILNYSILGLPLIKIQDLNTLQLKTIHFPDQAYTATAGSTNFDEDDLRVTYSSLARPNTTYKYDFLQDSLSILKVQEIPSGFNPDEYTVERIFADTDNVKVPITLFYKKSLFKKDGSNPLYLYGYGSYGYSVPLVFRNAAVSMVNRGFVFAIAHIRGGDELGHDWYEAAKFLNKTRTFNDFIASTKKLIAEKYTSMGNIAICGGSAGGLLIGAVLNQAPELFKAAIAHVPFVDVLNTMLDESLPLTPGEFKEWGNPKELEYFNYIKSYSPYDNIKAQNYPTIMVTAGLSDPRVGYWEAAKWVARLRATKTDDNLIVLKTNMEAGHVGASGRFDYLKETADDLVFMFKVFKKN from the coding sequence ATGATCCCACCGCAAACAGAAAAAATAGTTCATAGCTTCACTATTCATAATCAAACAATCAATGATGAATATGAATGGTTGCGTGATAAAAATTGGCCGATGGTTGAAGATCCCAAGATATTACAGCATCTTACTAATGAGAATAACTATTTTGAGCAGTTCTTTGCAGATACTAAGTCGCAAAAAGAACAAATTTTTGAAGAATTAAAAGCCAGAATCAAACTTGATGATCAATCTCCTTATATAAAGCGTGATAATTATTACTATTATACCAGAACTGAAGCTGATAAGGAATATCCTATTTATTGTCGCAAAATAGGCAACATGGAAGCAACAGAAGAAGTGCTGCTGGATGTTAACAAACTTGCAGCAAATAAGAAATTTACCAAAATTTCTGCTCTTTCTATTTCTCCTGACCACAAATTAATGGCCTATGCTGCAGATTTTAGTGGTGATGAACGTTACACTATCTATGTATATGATCTTATCAATAAAAAATATTTAGCTGATGAAATCAATAATACTCTTGGTGACATTGTTTGGCATGAGCATATACCAGGATTTTTCTATACTCCAACAAATGAAAACTGGCGCTGTGATACTGTAATGTTTCATATGCTAGGTGATAAGCAAACTGATAAGATAATATTGCATGAACCAAATAGCCTATACAATGTTAATGTAGGAAAATCAGCTAGTCGACAATATATTGTAATCGATGTTGGAGGACATGATAGTAATGAGGCTTATGTACTACTAATGTCAGATCAAAATTTCACACCTATGCTAGTTAAAGCACGTCAGGATGGCATATTCTATGATCTAGAGCATCATGGTAATTATTTTTATATTAAAACCAATGAGCAAGCAAAAAAATTTCGGATTGCCCGAATAGCCATTGATGATTTTACAAATAACAACTGGGAAGATTATATCACTGAAGAGCAAGAGCAATATCTAACAGATTTTGATATTACTCAAAATTATCTAATTTTAAATTATAGCATACTAGGACTGCCATTAATTAAGATCCAAGACCTTAATACATTACAGCTGAAAACCATTCATTTTCCTGACCAAGCATATACAGCAACTGCTGGTTCTACTAATTTTGATGAAGATGATCTCAGAGTTACCTATTCTTCTTTAGCAAGACCAAATACTACTTATAAATATGATTTTCTTCAAGATTCGTTATCAATATTAAAAGTACAGGAAATTCCTAGTGGCTTTAACCCTGATGAATATACAGTAGAGAGAATTTTTGCTGATACCGACAATGTTAAAGTCCCAATTACCTTATTCTATAAAAAATCTTTATTCAAGAAAGATGGCTCTAATCCACTATATCTATATGGTTACGGTTCATATGGATATAGTGTACCGTTAGTATTTCGTAATGCTGCCGTATCAATGGTTAATCGTGGTTTTGTATTTGCTATTGCTCATATTCGAGGTGGAGATGAACTTGGACATGACTGGTATGAAGCAGCAAAATTCCTTAATAAAACTAGAACTTTTAATGACTTTATTGCTTCCACTAAGAAATTAATTGCAGAAAAATATACTAGCATGGGTAATATTGCAATTTGTGGTGGCAGTGCTGGCGGATTATTAATTGGCGCAGTATTAAATCAGGCTCCGGAATTATTCAAAGCAGCAATCGCTCACGTACCATTTGTCGACGTCCTAAATACTATGCTTGATGAGAGTCTACCACTAACTCCTGGCGAATTCAAAGAATGGGGTAACCCAAAAGAGTTAGAGTATTTCAATTATATAAAATCATATTCTCCATATGATAATATTAAGGCTCAAAATTATCCGACTATTATGGTAACTGCTGGCTTATCTGACCCAAGAGTTGGTTATTGGGAAGCAGCAAAATGGGTGGCAAGACTCAGAGCAACCAAAACTGATGATAATCTGATAGTGTTAAAGACTAATATGGAAGCAGGACATGTCGGAGCCTCAGGACGTTTTGATTATTTAAAAGAAACCGCTGATGATTTAGTATTTATGTTTAAGGTTTTTAAGAAGAATTAA
- a CDS encoding autotransporter outer membrane beta-barrel domain-containing protein, with protein GTAVAHDVTNDVIITNGAITALNNVARDVTITGAGTVVQAGTIGGNLSVGAGGTAALYTGGAGADVTGTVTINTTNGGINTLHNAANAVTLTAGNLTMNNTTGAGVLGDVTVTAGNLIMNDITDAGADLLANGGTTTIRRVGRDVVVSNGAAIVNVATVGRSVNFAADGVLNTTGLIHGTVDSTAGVPAGTLNFGAAGGVTGTIGATSLLTAINVKSGAITTLPNATVRATTITIGELAGSGTLIRGGNVNFELNPAGVNTVFDHADSILRLQSTAGAIQTVTVQNHVNPGANKGIIELHTHGAGSQLVITGGVAGKTLGTAINKLKELRVTSSGAADELVTIVGGANAVNLANIDVLNIKAGATLWDKSTTAAGVTNIGEAGGASKLILDVTEGNSALLNGTAINFGHADSQLILGHDNAGANRTITLHGNLVGGADNKGIVLLMSKQAGKQLIIDSVGGTTIGQAAGNRFKELVVKGLGDTIINTKVYAKALTLDGGNVDFTAGIDQGTNSIITVNKSTIVRGNIGNTGGDVTITLGKNALTYQNGIATFSGNIVINTDIDQGVGVGHIVIDGGGGAANLNLAGTKAITINVGGTSNIADIGQSYSLLKIVNAGTITPPAGVVPALNNNDLAIPKPAWAYNAATRMLSNHAGGGGEDERDNDDNNEPKPDLNPKSEDLNQEAIANAMKIAEFNNKTNAYVGYTVDASGNLTAVNKIKEGLEKDFGASNPGIVTAFAGINVHDNSDASDVVNELGKLARTDPERQQDAGNRLSVVAPTAAVATVTTGVVQAAQSAIGVRMDNVSVGAGNNLKVSEGLGVAAGDELQADRYGIWGTPFYAQSTQKKKGSTPGYKSKAGGGTIGFDCLANDNLTLGLAFTAISTKLDHKNQKLGDTTKVESTLFSIYGAQQLPSNFFVQGIVSFGSSRVRNYEKRIINLTLDQTAIGKYNSTSYSGEVLGGYRYMLPDTYTVLTPMLGLRYAKFNDSGYTETGTTRRNMNVSKKSIDKIEGIIGGRVSFQSQVKEVLLMPEVHGFVNYDFKGKAPKVEARLNGALAPMPTKASKTEKTFINLGTSLTIKYRMMEYGFGYDANLAKKYVGHQGSLKVRVNF; from the coding sequence GCGGTACAGCAGTAGCTCATGATGTGACTAATGATGTTATCATAACCAATGGAGCGATTACGGCATTAAATAACGTAGCCCGTGACGTAACCATTACAGGAGCAGGTACAGTAGTTCAAGCTGGAACGATAGGTGGAAATCTATCTGTAGGTGCTGGTGGAACTGCTGCTTTATATACAGGAGGAGCAGGAGCTGATGTTACTGGTACGGTAACAATCAATACCACAAATGGTGGTATCAACACACTTCATAATGCAGCTAACGCAGTTACGCTTACAGCTGGTAACTTAACCATGAATAATACAACAGGAGCTGGAGTATTGGGTGATGTTACAGTTACAGCTGGTAACTTGATAATGAATGACATTACAGATGCTGGTGCTGATTTACTTGCAAATGGTGGTACAACGACGATAAGAAGAGTGGGTCGGGATGTAGTTGTTAGCAATGGTGCGGCAATAGTTAATGTTGCAACTGTTGGAAGAAGTGTAAATTTTGCAGCTGATGGCGTATTGAATACTACTGGATTAATTCATGGAACAGTGGATTCTACCGCTGGTGTTCCTGCTGGAACGTTGAATTTCGGAGCAGCTGGTGGAGTGACAGGAACAATAGGAGCAACGAGTCTATTAACTGCGATTAATGTGAAGAGTGGAGCTATAACAACTTTACCTAACGCTACAGTTAGAGCCACCACCATTACTATTGGTGAGCTAGCTGGCTCTGGTACATTAATACGTGGTGGAAATGTAAATTTTGAACTTAATCCCGCCGGTGTTAATACAGTATTTGATCATGCTGATTCTATACTGAGATTACAAAGTACAGCTGGTGCCATACAAACAGTTACTGTACAAAATCATGTGAATCCAGGAGCAAATAAAGGAATAATAGAATTGCATACGCACGGTGCTGGTAGTCAGTTAGTAATTACTGGTGGTGTTGCTGGTAAAACTTTAGGTACTGCTATCAATAAGTTAAAAGAATTGAGAGTGACCAGTAGTGGTGCTGCTGATGAATTAGTAACTATTGTTGGTGGAGCTAATGCAGTTAATCTTGCTAACATTGATGTATTAAATATAAAAGCAGGAGCAACACTCTGGGATAAAAGTACTACTGCTGCTGGAGTAACTAATATTGGTGAAGCTGGTGGAGCTAGTAAGTTAATTCTGGATGTCACTGAAGGTAATTCTGCTTTACTTAATGGTACAGCAATTAATTTTGGTCATGCTGACTCGCAGTTAATTCTTGGTCACGATAATGCTGGGGCAAATAGAACTATTACGTTACATGGTAACTTAGTAGGCGGAGCAGACAATAAGGGAATAGTGCTGCTTATGTCCAAGCAAGCAGGTAAACAGTTAATTATTGACTCGGTAGGTGGCACGACAATTGGCCAAGCTGCTGGCAATAGATTTAAAGAATTAGTTGTTAAAGGTCTTGGAGATACTATAATTAATACAAAGGTTTATGCTAAAGCATTAACTTTAGATGGCGGAAATGTTGATTTTACAGCCGGAATTGATCAAGGAACTAATAGTATTATTACAGTGAATAAGAGCACTATAGTGCGTGGTAATATTGGCAATACTGGTGGTGACGTCACTATTACCTTAGGTAAGAACGCCTTAACATATCAGAATGGTATAGCAACTTTCTCTGGTAACATAGTAATTAATACTGACATAGATCAGGGTGTAGGAGTTGGTCATATAGTAATTGATGGCGGTGGTGGAGCGGCTAATCTAAATCTTGCTGGGACAAAAGCAATTACAATTAATGTGGGTGGTACTTCAAATATAGCTGATATCGGTCAATCCTACTCACTTCTAAAAATTGTCAATGCCGGTACAATTACACCACCAGCAGGAGTAGTGCCTGCGTTAAACAACAATGACTTAGCTATACCAAAACCAGCTTGGGCTTATAATGCTGCTACTCGTATGTTATCAAACCATGCTGGTGGTGGTGGTGAAGACGAAAGAGACAATGATGATAATAATGAACCTAAGCCAGATCTGAATCCTAAATCAGAAGATCTTAATCAGGAAGCAATAGCTAATGCCATGAAAATAGCTGAGTTCAATAATAAAACAAATGCTTATGTTGGCTATACAGTTGATGCTAGTGGTAATCTAACAGCAGTGAACAAGATAAAAGAAGGATTAGAGAAAGATTTTGGAGCAAGTAATCCTGGAATAGTAACGGCTTTTGCTGGTATTAACGTCCATGACAATAGTGATGCTAGTGATGTAGTTAATGAGTTAGGCAAGTTAGCTAGAACTGATCCAGAGCGTCAACAAGATGCAGGAAATAGATTAAGTGTAGTAGCGCCTACTGCAGCTGTAGCAACAGTAACTACTGGAGTAGTGCAAGCTGCGCAAAGTGCAATCGGCGTTAGAATGGATAATGTGTCGGTAGGAGCAGGGAATAACTTGAAAGTTTCTGAAGGTTTAGGTGTCGCTGCTGGTGATGAGTTGCAAGCTGATCGTTATGGTATCTGGGGTACTCCATTTTATGCTCAATCTACTCAAAAGAAAAAAGGTAGCACTCCTGGGTATAAAAGTAAGGCTGGTGGTGGCACTATTGGCTTCGATTGTTTAGCTAATGATAATTTAACTTTGGGATTGGCTTTCACTGCTATTAGTACCAAGCTTGATCATAAAAATCAAAAATTAGGTGATACTACAAAAGTTGAAAGCACATTGTTTTCTATATATGGGGCACAGCAATTGCCAAGTAACTTCTTTGTTCAAGGTATTGTTTCATTTGGTTCAAGCAGAGTACGTAATTATGAAAAGCGTATAATAAACCTGACTTTAGACCAGACTGCAATCGGAAAATATAACTCAACTTCATATAGCGGAGAAGTATTAGGTGGTTATAGATACATGCTGCCAGATACATATACTGTGCTTACCCCGATGTTGGGTTTGAGGTATGCTAAATTTAATGATAGTGGTTATACTGAAACTGGAACAACTCGTAGAAATATGAATGTTAGTAAAAAATCAATTGATAAAATTGAAGGAATTATTGGTGGAAGGGTTTCATTTCAGTCTCAGGTAAAAGAGGTGTTATTAATGCCGGAGGTGCATGGTTTTGTCAATTATGATTTTAAAGGTAAAGCACCAAAGGTTGAAGCAAGACTAAATGGTGCATTGGCACCAATGCCGACAAAAGCTTCTAAAACTGAAAAAACCTTTATCAACCTTGGTACAAGCTTAACTATAAAATATCGAATGATGGAATATGGTTTTGGTTATGATGCTAATTTGGCAAAGAAATATGTAGGGCATCAAGGTTCTTTAAAAGTTAGAGTTAATTTTTAA
- a CDS encoding proton-conducting transporter membrane subunit yields MLIAKHLPALQVLIPFSSALLAALSSKPNIARALSVLALILNSAISIYGILILQNNISYNFGNWQPPFGIEYRLDHLNQPIIIYINCILLFCLTAGHYFIQESIIKFIPNNRQHLFYAILLFAHAGYIGIISTNDLFNLYVFIEISSLSTYVLMATGGNPRAVIGAFNYLMLGTIGATLILIGIGFILSQTGSLNILDIHQRLTGLYDSKIVIAAISFVLIGVLLKIAFFPMHFWMVRAYSSTPASILAYLGSISTIVGSYICIRFIYFVIEDQQQLQTIANFITPLALVTIILVSWFATISVNIKKIVIYGAAAGVGYAMLLLTIASDQISPILYQLLFIDGLNKAGLFLIIAYTEINSNIKKTPLLYTAIIGIIFCSSGLPISPMFIIKLKMLDLLINYGKWLEFFIVIIGSTLSLLYHYRIASLLFFSNVRSHNNIEEHKANLYAFYLIIILQLIILPLL; encoded by the coding sequence ATGTTAATAGCAAAACACCTCCCTGCTCTACAAGTATTGATTCCATTCTCTAGCGCTCTACTCGCAGCCCTAAGTAGTAAACCTAACATTGCTAGAGCACTTAGCGTGCTTGCACTTATATTAAACTCAGCAATAAGTATCTATGGAATATTGATATTACAAAATAACATATCTTACAATTTTGGTAATTGGCAACCGCCGTTTGGCATTGAATATCGGCTGGATCATCTCAATCAACCGATAATTATTTATATTAATTGCATTTTATTATTTTGTTTAACTGCAGGTCATTATTTTATCCAAGAATCGATAATTAAATTTATTCCCAATAATAGACAACATCTATTTTATGCAATATTATTATTTGCACATGCAGGCTATATAGGAATTATTAGCACTAATGATTTATTCAACCTCTATGTATTTATCGAGATTTCTTCACTAAGTACTTACGTATTGATGGCAACTGGTGGTAATCCACGTGCAGTTATTGGTGCTTTCAATTATTTAATGCTTGGTACTATTGGCGCTACCCTTATTTTAATTGGTATTGGTTTTATCTTAAGTCAAACTGGTAGTCTGAACATCTTAGATATTCATCAACGTTTAACTGGTTTGTATGATTCAAAGATAGTAATTGCTGCGATAAGCTTTGTTTTAATTGGAGTATTGCTAAAAATAGCGTTCTTTCCCATGCATTTCTGGATGGTGCGCGCATACTCATCAACCCCAGCAAGCATCTTAGCTTACCTTGGCAGTATATCAACTATTGTCGGCAGTTATATTTGCATTAGATTCATTTACTTTGTTATTGAGGATCAACAGCAATTACAGACTATCGCTAACTTCATCACTCCGTTAGCATTAGTTACAATAATACTAGTCTCATGGTTTGCTACTATATCAGTCAATATAAAAAAGATTGTTATCTATGGTGCTGCTGCCGGAGTAGGCTATGCTATGTTACTATTAACCATTGCTTCTGACCAGATATCTCCTATTCTATACCAATTATTATTTATCGATGGTCTGAATAAAGCCGGCTTATTCTTGATTATAGCTTATACCGAAATAAACAGTAATATAAAAAAAACACCACTTTTATATACCGCAATCATTGGCATAATATTTTGTAGTAGTGGCCTTCCTATAAGTCCAATGTTTATTATAAAACTCAAAATGCTTGATTTATTAATCAATTATGGTAAATGGCTTGAGTTTTTTATAGTTATAATTGGTTCCACATTATCTCTACTATATCATTATAGAATCGCTAGTTTACTATTTTTTAGTAATGTTAGATCTCACAATAATATAGAAGAACATAAAGCAAACCTATATGCCTTTTATTTAATCATAATATTACAGCTTATTATATTACCATTATTATGA
- a CDS encoding proton-conducting transporter membrane subunit: MHQHPTLLIIISMIILLSCFKLKKIFAFVTILYPIVILLLLPENNGTELFKIFDINLGVNFNFENRTITVAFATVTIAANYYSLSQRHQWTVIWGGLYFAAACYCLYADDFISLFIALEYMMLTACILIYASNNKNRLLATKQYFITHLTSSSLLLIAISYLIITTNDTKIIPLTGLFSGNNYEMIIGVIILIGCLINVAAVPFSSWVVNCYPAADNASFIYLSTFTTKISIIILTKLFCGFIPLKYFGILMIIYGAFYACKENNLKRLLCYLAIAQLGVIVIMIATSNTQPLALTYYIANHIIYNAVFAILIAILADNTNIVYCSELKRIKNYLWIITTNIVMLMVFNFPLSSSFILKLTLSTTITENLTAYTLIMFNLILFIAIPIREYFYSKEILSIKISNLQVLSIIIPTLTMLFINFQLIKTYFSTASSITSDIIKQTMIVLAGIISTLLLKTSRNPIKFTKLNLLKKMLSHIKKRYSKYQNQNDTLNDLSLLWFITGYCRKSYTIHNQQLAIAIVFCLLISMIIIFNIT, encoded by the coding sequence ATGCACCAACATCCTACTCTACTAATCATTATTTCAATGATTATTTTATTATCCTGTTTTAAATTAAAGAAAATTTTTGCTTTTGTAACGATTCTCTATCCAATAGTTATTTTGTTATTATTACCTGAAAATAATGGTACCGAGCTATTTAAAATATTTGATATTAATTTAGGAGTGAACTTTAACTTTGAAAATAGAACTATCACTGTCGCATTTGCTACTGTAACCATAGCAGCTAATTATTATAGTTTAAGCCAACGGCACCAATGGACTGTCATTTGGGGTGGTCTTTATTTTGCTGCGGCCTGCTACTGCTTATACGCCGATGATTTTATTAGCCTCTTTATCGCTCTTGAATACATGATGCTCACTGCTTGTATTTTAATTTATGCCAGCAATAACAAAAATAGATTACTTGCCACCAAACAATATTTCATTACTCATTTAACTAGTAGCAGCTTATTGCTAATTGCCATCAGCTATTTGATTATCACTACCAATGATACTAAAATAATTCCTTTGACTGGGCTGTTTTCTGGCAATAATTACGAAATGATCATTGGAGTTATTATACTTATCGGTTGTTTAATTAATGTTGCTGCTGTACCTTTTTCCAGTTGGGTGGTTAATTGCTATCCGGCCGCTGATAATGCAAGCTTTATTTATTTGTCCACTTTCACTACTAAAATTTCAATAATAATTTTAACAAAATTATTTTGTGGATTTATTCCACTAAAATATTTTGGCATATTAATGATCATTTATGGAGCATTTTATGCGTGTAAAGAAAATAATTTAAAACGTTTATTATGTTATTTAGCAATAGCTCAACTTGGAGTTATCGTGATCATGATTGCCACTAGCAATACCCAACCACTAGCGCTAACATATTATATTGCAAATCACATCATTTATAATGCTGTATTTGCGATATTGATTGCAATTCTTGCTGATAATACCAATATTGTTTATTGTTCTGAGTTAAAACGGATCAAGAACTATCTATGGATTATTACTACAAATATCGTCATGTTAATGGTATTCAATTTTCCTTTGAGTTCCAGCTTTATCTTGAAATTGACCTTATCAACAACAATCACAGAAAATTTAACTGCTTATACGTTAATAATGTTTAATCTAATATTATTTATCGCTATACCAATAAGAGAATATTTTTATAGTAAAGAGATTTTGTCGATCAAGATTAGTAATTTACAGGTTCTTAGTATCATCATCCCTACACTAACAATGCTCTTTATTAACTTTCAGCTTATTAAAACTTATTTTTCAACTGCCTCATCAATCACAAGCGACATTATCAAACAAACTATGATAGTTTTAGCAGGGATAATCTCAACTCTGCTCCTAAAAACTTCACGTAATCCAATTAAGTTCACAAAGTTAAATCTATTAAAAAAAATGTTGAGCCACATAAAAAAACGCTATAGCAAATACCAGAACCAAAATGATACACTTAATGATCTCAGCCTTTTATGGTTTATCACTGGCTATTGCAGGAAATCATATACTATCCATAACCAACAACTAGCAATTGCTATAGTTTTCTGTTTACTTATTAGTATGATTATAATATTTAATATTACCTAA
- a CDS encoding proton-conducting transporter membrane subunit, with the protein MLENFITANFSIISTLIIGSVNLLTPFITKEDSNIRNILLLLISTIFLINIIIIDWLFFHGIRANIMLFAFDHYAFGLHLEAVGIIFLNLLGSLWICALLYTTKYLAINNIANSSRFLFFFNIIILMGALLSLSANLFTMFCCYELLTLTTIPLIIHVKVGAIYDKLYQYLKILMGSSMLLFFPAILIIYAKVDHGNFIYDGFIQDNFSDTQAIFLFLMFIFGISKAAKYPLHGWLPAAMIASYPVSALLHAVVVVKAGLFCIFKIIIYVFGLKYLHSLFTPFNWIILLPTITIFYSAIKGLQANNIKMILAYSTINQLALALLSAFMFTQKSIAAAILHMVSHSMTKICLFFAAGNYYSINHTSQIKDLLGIKVVMPKTSLIMLIASLSLIGLPPFAGFISKFYIMLAAAQQQQLLIMVIIAISTILSALYMTKILIFIYRANATTNHDSENKLPSSMLVSIIICIVGVVGFFLIQKLIGRFLVYI; encoded by the coding sequence ATCCTGGAAAATTTTATCACCGCTAACTTTTCGATTATTTCTACCTTAATAATTGGTAGCGTCAATTTACTGACTCCTTTTATTACTAAAGAAGATAGTAATATCCGCAATATATTATTGCTGTTAATCAGCACTATATTTCTAATCAATATTATAATTATTGATTGGCTATTCTTTCATGGTATCCGCGCAAATATCATGCTTTTCGCCTTTGATCATTATGCTTTTGGATTACATCTAGAAGCTGTCGGTATTATCTTTCTTAATTTATTAGGAAGCTTATGGATTTGCGCCTTACTATATACTACCAAATACCTGGCAATTAATAATATTGCAAATTCATCAAGATTTCTGTTTTTTTTCAACATCATCATCTTGATGGGAGCATTATTATCATTATCGGCCAATTTATTTACTATGTTTTGCTGTTACGAGCTCCTTACTCTAACAACTATACCTTTAATTATTCATGTTAAAGTTGGAGCAATATATGACAAACTCTATCAATATTTAAAAATACTAATGGGCAGCTCTATGTTGCTGTTCTTTCCAGCTATTTTAATTATTTATGCAAAAGTAGATCATGGAAATTTTATTTATGACGGTTTTATTCAAGATAATTTTTCTGATACTCAAGCAATTTTTTTATTTTTAATGTTTATTTTTGGTATCAGTAAAGCAGCTAAATATCCCCTACATGGATGGCTGCCAGCAGCAATGATTGCTTCATATCCGGTAAGTGCATTATTACATGCCGTAGTGGTAGTAAAAGCTGGATTATTTTGTATCTTTAAAATAATCATATATGTTTTTGGGCTTAAATATTTACACTCATTATTTACTCCATTTAACTGGATAATTTTACTACCGACAATTACAATTTTTTATAGTGCCATTAAAGGGCTCCAAGCTAATAATATAAAAATGATTTTAGCTTATTCGACAATCAATCAACTAGCGCTGGCACTTTTGAGTGCATTTATGTTTACGCAAAAATCTATCGCCGCTGCAATTCTACATATGGTCTCACATTCCATGACTAAAATTTGTTTATTTTTTGCTGCCGGTAATTACTATAGTATAAACCATACTAGTCAAATCAAGGATTTATTGGGAATTAAGGTTGTGATGCCAAAAACCAGCTTGATCATGCTCATTGCCAGTTTATCATTAATTGGACTACCACCGTTTGCTGGGTTTATCAGTAAATTTTATATTATGCTGGCCGCAGCACAACAACAACAATTGCTGATTATGGTTATAATAGCAATTAGTACAATTTTATCAGCTTTATATATGACTAAAATTTTGATATTTATTTATAGAGCTAATGCGACAACAAATCATGATTCAGAGAATAAATTACCATCATCAATGCTGGTTAGCATCATTATTTGTATTGTGGGAGTTGTTGGTTTCTTCTTAATTCAAAAATTAATCGGCAGATTTTTAGTGTATATTTAA